The Medicago truncatula cultivar Jemalong A17 chromosome 7, MtrunA17r5.0-ANR, whole genome shotgun sequence genome includes the window tttttttaattttgtgttaCTATTCCAAGGCATTTAAAAAAAACGGAgtgtaatatatattaaactaagaattaatttttttaactgaaTATAGttaacatataaatataaataattggaAATAATAAACATCTTCAATAAgccaagaaaaagaagataggTGCTAAATATGAATTACCTAAATTGTCCTCTGCATTCAATACGTGAATATTAAAACTCATTACCACTGGAGCAGCTAATCTTGGTAAATTAACTacaatttcaagttaaagcagcaacgtgaaaaaaaaaaaatggctatAATGCATAACGCACCGTAGGAGACCCATTGAAGCTGCGCACGGGAAATGGCGTTGTATAAGGTATGTATTAAGTTAatcttttaggtttttttaataCCAGATCGATTTtcaagatataatttttttgcacTGCTGCCCCTTTTATCCAACTCTATTAGAGGGTGCTTACGTGATCGTTAACCGCTGATATGCAACATTCAAATTAGCAAAagatttcattaattaatttttattaaaaaaaccccaaaaaacataaatttcacGACAGAGactttatattttctacataATTTATTCCTTAGTTATGGTTTAAATGCTAGCTTTAGGTAATaacttgttctttttttttttttttttttgaaatgaagGTAATAACTTGTTCTTAGTTCTAAGTTATACTTTGTTCAATGTTTAAAATTGTAGCATGTTAGATCttcaataaacaaacaaattttttcgGCAAAAATCAAACTTCTAACCAATTTGTTTAAAGGCTCCAAATTCCTAGCCACGCAAATCAGTGCATTAGAATATTATCCTTTCTTTACTGCACGgaatcaataatattattctTTACATTACCAGTAATATGTTCATTGTTACcaaatgtttttaagaaaatcaattgtatcattatcTATGTTTTGACtcaactcaaacaatttttcacATAATTGAGTTATTTTTCTGTCCATTCTCTCAAGTTTCCCTTTAAACAAACCTTTATCTCTTTCTCTTGCCTTAACACTTGCCAACTTGTGACCAACAAATCAAATGATTTGATCATCTTTTCAAATAAGTAGATTCTCAACATGAAAAGGACTTTAGAAGAATTAGTTCTTTCGAATTTTGTTAGGTCGTTTTGCAAAtgaaaaaactctttttttagcGGATCCTCTACGATTTCTCTGCATTTTGTTCTTCAacaaatttcttcaaattttgagTTTCAATTTGATAGTGATAAAGCTTATTAGCTACCAACATGTAATTTTTACTAGATCAGTTGTTACATCTCTTTCACTTTAGAAACCAACTTTAGAAATTTTTATTCCCTATCTAGTGGACAAAAAGATGTGATGAACTATCTCTATCATTTGAGCAGTTCACTAATCCCCAATTCAACCTTTGCTTCATTGAATGTAATGTAATTAATGCCCTATCTTTTgcaaagaaaactaaaaatctCTATCAATGTACAATTGATTAACATTCTGAAAAACAAAGTATGAATTGCTATCATTACTTCCCCTTTCAAATTTTGGATGGTGTTGCCGATAACATCTTTGATTGGACTTTGAACCATTTATTTATCGAAAGATAGATCAACAACCTTGTTGATCGCATTGTTCATAACAACTTCAActttattcatcaaacatttatTGGAAGAGTTAGAtgagaaaaaaatcattcactcacaacacattttttttatcaactatATTTCGAATAAATCTAAGTAAAGAATGGTATAAATAAATGACTAAAAGATTAATTTAGTAATATAATCATGACTCAAAGATTATCATCCATAATTAATGCCATAATTCATTTGGCTTTATATTAGAATACATAATATGTACAAGACTTCAATCAACAGAATACCTTCTATACATTTTGTCTACATTAAGCtgtttaaaatatcatttgcGACAATCAAATGGAGAGGTTGAAATAAGTATGcattttaaataacatttattttgccttaaatttattaattgCAAAATTAATGTCATGTTTTTTCTCAAATTGATCGACAATAGAGCTCTTCTATTTTTAAGAAGATGGAGTAGAAGAAAAGATGACCAAGAACCAGAAATCACAATGAGAGGAAGCCGATGGATGGATGGCACTTCTAATCTTAGTGTTGCAAATGCAGTGGAAAATGTTATATAAGCAAATTGTGATGAAAGAAGCTTTTCGGACTATTTCAACCATGGTTGTGACTAAGAATCATATGGAATTAAACAATAATACTTGATTATTTACATAATTGGATTTATATAGTCGTATCGTAGCTTGCATATAAAttgtttcattatatttttgttttatgttacCATAAAAAAGATCTTAATGtcatgtaaataaaaataagagcaatgctatatatcaagaaagattttatcaagaaaatttcaagaatgacatggcagaataatcacccttagattttatcaagaaatagtcctgaaattaatgctagccaataaaatctcagtctggccggaaatcatggggtggtggatgttatgtatttttttttatgaaagattaataaatgagactgaaatctaaaggtgattattgtgccatgtcattcttgaatctttcttataaaatcattcttaatatctagcattttcctaaaaataattaatctttGTTTCAAAGATGTCTTTAAttcttgtaaccaaaaaaaagatgTCTTTAATTCTAAGATGATTAGCAACTTGtctgaaactttttttttttttgaataaacttGCCCGAAACTATTTGAAATAGaatgtttttttgacaagaattagaaatagaatatattaattattcttCGATTATCCAAGTATCATTAGaatttattgtattgtattgttaGCAATGTTGACCTGAGTAGTGAGCACAGTTAGGATGGAGAGTCGTCCCGtgcaaaattttaattaataagtatattttaaaagttatattatgtatagataaatttatatatatatatatatatatatatatatatatatatatatatatatatatatatatatatatatatatatagggggcatatcacatgagaatgatatttatatgtgAGAATAGTAAGAATAAATTGTGGCCATCAGATTAAAAAGGAAGGGATGAGATTAAATGATGGTTTAAATGGCTTGTTGTACCCAATCTCAAAACTAAATTCACGCATTCTCTTCTCCCCCTCAAATTCTTCCCTAGAACaactcatcttcttcctctaattacaacacaaattcaatCATGCCTCTATTCAACCCATCCCAAAACTCAAATTTACAATACAAATTTGTTTTATcaattattatgttattttcttttttttggaaaagaacaaattaataaatctgaaaatttattgttgaattttgtATTCTGGGCTCATCTTGCGCCATCCCCACTTACAATCATTGTAATGGATCTGTTCTTTTTTATTCAAATGCAATGAATTTCAACCCAACACATAGAGACAATTGACTAAGTGacgagagaagaagaagaagaagaaatattaAGAACAAAGAGTAGCAACGACGGCGGAGGAAAAGAACCGACGGCGGGACTGATGGGAGAGGGGAAAGCGGCGACGTGGAACTGGTGGGGGAGGGGAAAGCGGTGACGAAATTGGTGGTGGATGGTGGGGGAAAAAGAGTCACCGGAAGAGAGGATAACAAGCAGGAAGAGAACGCGTGAATGAATTTGGAGATTGGGTACAACAAGCTATTTAAACCATCATTTAATCTCATACCTTCCTTTTTAATCTGATGGCCACAATTTATTCTTACCATTCTcacatataaatatcattttcatgtgatatgccatatatatatatatatatatattaagaatcaaaataaaaataaaaataataaatatgtttttaaagatgaggaatttagaagaaaaaagtaTTTAGAGatacaacatttttttctttcaaaaaaaaaaagagatactacattttttataatagtaTAGATTAGTAATAAAAGAATATCAATTTATGCATGTGTGTAGaaagaagaaataaatgaaaagaagaaaatacaaagcaATGATGAAGATAAATGCaatattacaaaattaattaatgtttttgatatttttcgTTTAATTTTAAAGTGGTAACTAACTTTATTTATAGTTTGCCCATAAAATAATAgcatgttaattttattttatgcgattataaaattaagggttaatggtgcttcaccccctgtaaaatatttttttttatttaccccctgtaaaatattttttttttggaatacccccctaataggtcataaaaaaacgaaaaaattctggaaaaaaaaataaagtcgtttttttatgacctattagggggtatcccaaaaaaaatattttttacaagggggtaaatgaaaaaaaaatattttacagggggaaaacaaaaaatgacctatattacagggggtaaagcaccattaaccctaaaattaaaatatttatttgattgataatagatacacaatatataaatgtaataaaAGTTATATGTACAATCATTATGTATTTCTAATATATAATAtccattttcaaattaaatgcATGACTCAAAGAGTCATATTCAATACATGAAGAATGAGAGAGATATACATTTTTTGCAAGATATATCTATGGTTAGTGCATGTAGTTGGTGGTATTGTATGTGATTGAAACACATgaatccaaaatcaattttaattttggtcaagtagcctagtgactagagctcacacaatttaattatagagaagtggagtgtccggagttcgaaccccagttcctgcatataatatacaatatccctactaactaagttaagctcacggggaaatccaaaatcatttttaattcatgAGAATGAgatcaatttaatttgatgTGATATATCTAATattcaaaatctattttaatttaaaattaatgatattCAAATTGTGATATTATCATTTCTCGATGTGAATCATTTCACAACAAGAATTAatattgtaatatattttttgaaataattgtaATGTCTATTAAACTATTatctagttttttttgtcaagtagtctaatggTTAGATTCCTGCACAAATCATTCATGTTaactaccaactgaactaaacttACGGAACTTACTATTACCTAATTTATTGTCAtgattaatttttcttcatttataaatgtgtatccaaataattttatttggagGTGTGATCAAagtaccctaaaaaaaaaaaaaagatcatttactctttttttgtttgaaagaataaaatatCATGTGacaataatgataaaaaaacaaaaaactgaatGAAGGAATGAAAAGACGAAGTTGGCAGCTAATAACGTGGAtggagtgttatttgaatagAAGGCTCGaaggagaaagagagagaaaatgcgTTTAATTGCGTTTGAAGAGTAACTTCTATTCTACCCTTACCTTCCCCAATTCAACTACGTTCCTTTCTTCCTTTATCGTTtccatcaaattcaaattcccCAAAATCTAATTTCTTCGAATACAACCAAATGAATTTATGAATCTCCTTCTCATTAGGTCACAAAAACGCGGTTTGAATTCGAATTGATGTCTGCTTCTTCTGACGATGAAGAGATCTCCAATCGAAACGGTTACGAAAGAGGAGGTAGTGACGGTGATGACGAACAAGACGAAGAAGATGCAACtggaaagaagaagaagcaccgtacaaaatttgattttggaaaACGGTTGGTACTTAATCAATTTTCAAAAGCCAAGAATCAAATTCGTAGAGTTAGAAGCAAAAAACATCTTCTTTCATCCtcgtcatcatcaacaacaataacaacagcGTCTTTTTATAGGAATGTAAATGTGAGTAGCAGAGGTAAGGTGGTGATTATTCAAGGTGAGGGTCATAATAGTACTACTACTCGAAATGGATTTGGTTGCAAGTTTTGTTTTTCGCGTCCAAATGTATTGGAAAACCCTAATGGGTCAACTAGTAGTGACCCTAATGATCCTAAATTTACTCATTCTATGTTGAAGAGTTTATTAGAGAAGAATGATTTTTGTTCCAAAGAATGCAATCCACATATTgaatcattgattgaatgatTGATTAGTAATGTTTGGATATccattattgattttattttgttgtgttcAGATGGAATTTGTCTGTATTGTTGGGTGTTTGTTCTGTCCTGTCTCATTTTGAAATTCAGTGGCATTATGTCTGAGAAGAGAACACTTGCGGTGAATTTATGGGATGTTCAATGAAAATGGTTTAGTTGAGGGGCAAGGCAAGAATAGCATCAGAACATGTAGAGAAACTCATAGTGAGAATATCTGTTGTCATTTTCATTTAGAGCAATGTGGTCCATTAAGTTGTGGTTAAAATATGAAAGGGTGAGAACTGCTTGATCAGCTGTTGGTTTGAAAGAGGTGGATGAAAATTGGAATCCTTGACATTCAGGAACCTCTACTTGTCCTACCTCTTTTGATCGTCCGAGAAGTGGTGTATTGTGTATATAAAAACTGAATTCCCTGCTATATTCATAATCTCTTTGTTAGctgtttgaaatttttgattGGTTTCCTCATGTACTCATCTTTTTCATTCATGTTTTGAGTCattgttatttataaaattagcAACTGAAACACAAGTCTTTGTTACTGTCGTTCAGTTGGATTGAGTGGCATGCTCTGATTCTTATGTATATGTTTTTGAGGATATATGTTAATGCCTCACATATTTTAATCTTCATATATTTGGAAAGCTGTAGAGAACTTAGAAACAAAATTTGCATTCTGGATTGTATACTTGGCTCATAGATTGGTATGGCTTATGTTAGttgcttttgtttttaacaCACTTTGTATGTTTGTTTTATCATGTTTTTGGTTAGACTGATGACATTAAAGGGTTCCAATGATAATAACTATGCAATCAGTATTCTATTGTTCTCTGCTGTTGTTTGTATTATAATTATCGAAAAATGTTGGACCCTCTTCTGTTAATGCTGATGCAGTATTTGGCCAGATTTCTTTTGATGCCATCCCTTTGTTTACATGGTTACGAGGATTATATATGCACTGTTATTCCTTCTCTTGTACGATGAAGTACATTCTAGATGAGCTAGAAAACAAGAAAACCACGGGGAGATGGTGGAAATAGACGAAGAAAAAGATGGGTTTGTTTCCATGTTTTTGAAGCTAAATGTAGTATTCAAAGAATGGTCAccaaaagtttttttatttctatttgtaatctttgtttCTAGTATTatattcatcaatttttttaagtattcatcattaattcataggTTACTAATTACTATCCCTGCCCAATAATAGTCTATATTTGTTCTTCTCTTGGGGTGATTCACCTTAGCATTTATAGTTATCAATATACGATAGCTCAGTTCTTATTCTCTGGCAAAGCTTTGCAACTTTGACCAACAGATACAAATATCCCTATCCCATCTAAAGAGAATTTATGCCTATTCGATTCTTTTATCCACAAAGCTTATAGTACTTTTGATTCGGAATTGGGCAATCCAAAGGCAAAAGCTTTTTATTCCATTAGATTAGATGATTCCCAAGCTGGAATCTTGTGCTCTGATACTTAAGTAGATGATTAAAAGTCAacatataagataagatatgcAAGagcttttgtcaaaaataatctAGAATTATGGGAGCAATATAATTGGGATCAAGTGTGATGCTTCCTCCATCATGTGTGCGACGAAAGGTTTGCTACATTCATCtaccttttatttattgttcatTTATGAGATAGATATGTACAAATGGTAGATTAGTGGAATCCTCAA containing:
- the LOC11427224 gene encoding uncharacterized protein isoform X1 produces the protein MSASSDDEEISNRNGYERGGSDGDDEQDEEDATGKKKKHRTKFDFGKRLVLNQFSKAKNQIRRVRSKKHLLSSSSSSTTITTASFYRNVNVSSRGKVVIIQDGICLYCWVFVLSCLILKFSGIMSEKRTLAVNLWDVQ
- the LOC11427224 gene encoding uncharacterized protein isoform X2, which translates into the protein MSASSDDEEISNRNGYERGGSDGDDEQDEEDATGKKKKHRTKFDFGKRLVLNQFSKAKNQIRRVRSKKHLLSSSSSSTTITTASFYRNVNVSSRDGICLYCWVFVLSCLILKFSGIMSEKRTLAVNLWDVQ